The Primulina eburnea isolate SZY01 chromosome 12, ASM2296580v1, whole genome shotgun sequence genome includes the window TCTCACAAACTAGTTTGAGCGAAAGGCCTGTTAGACATATTCCACCGCTTCAATCACGCACGTTTGCCCGAAAACAATTTCTTCGAGAATCATTTAGGTAGAGAAAAATCCACTCTCATATAATTATGATTtagataaatatttataaaaaaaataaattggaaTTTTGATTGTAATTGTAATTTAGCACATGGGTATCCGTAATTAGATATAGAATCTGTCAATGAAGACTTGGCAAAGAACTTTGTGTGGCGAGGTAGTCAAATGTTTCTTTAATTAGAGGGGGGTTGGACAGCGAAATTTCTAGAGACGTGGCTCTGTGTGATAATTCAGTCTATATACAATCGTAGTCAGTAATTAGATTTAAAGCTTATTTACTCCCTCGAACCTCAACAATAGCCACCTAATTGTAGCATACATTCACATTATCCATGTAGTGTCGACGTTATCTGTGGGGGCAGTGCTTCCACAGGATCTGAGCCGTTTTAACATGTAGatccaattttaaaatatcaatttaacaTGTTTTTCCAATAACAAAATGGAATTCTAAATCCATTGTTTAAAATACAAGACCAATTCCAATTTCATTCAGATCCCATTTTTTCTTTAGCCGAACATATTGacatgaattttaaaaaatccaCTAGAATGAAGAAAACAAGAAATTTATTACAATGATTAAAAATATCTAAGGATCTAAAATcgaataaagaataaactgcaACAAGCACTACGCAGCAGATGAAAATCGAATCAACTCGATAAACGATCATCGTGTGAGAGCGTGATGGCATGGAAGGTGATGATTTCACAGCTGCGGACAAGCCTATGCAGCTTCTTCTCTGCTACTTCGGTAGCCATGAACAAGAACAGTCGAGATCGAATATCAGTTTGGCATTTATGGTCGGATTTATGTCTTGGTCTATACATTGCATTTCCATGTTCTGATTTCCATGTTCTCATTCGTTGACCATATTTCCATTTAAATTTGAGAAGAGTAAAAGAACTGACAAAATTTATGACTTCCCATCATATGGTTTCCAAGTAAAGTCGGTGCAGCATACTCGTCAACTCCGTGATATGTGGTAGACAAAATTAGGGGATGAATAAATTAGTCTATCAGATACATAGTCTTATCCAACAAAAAAGTGAGTATATCCTCGACGCCACATGAACGAGGGCACCTAAatcaaaatacaatttttttaattcacGAAATGCGTGAACATTTATGTCGGGATAACCAGccaagaaaatatatttaaaaaaagtttAGAAGCGTAAAGATTTATATATTTAGTCTAACACACAGTTAAACCAAAAGTTTCCTGCTTTTCTTTCAGCCAAGATAATCGATATGTAAATGAAGGTGTGAACAACCTCTTTACGGGGAAGCCTACTgatttttctttatcattttagAAGTGGAGGAAGGAGATCCGAGATCTCGACTGGTAGATCTTACTATAAACAGAAGAGTCTCCACCAGCATGCCCAATACCAGACCAAGGATACCTCCAGCAGCATTCTGagtacataaaaataaatatatgaccAATGTTCGAAAAACAAATTAGAACACTGAAGCAAAGATTAACACGAGACTTGGTAAAAGGCATTTCGGTTGGGAAGCCTGAAGTCCAGGTTTGTGACTCAAGGTGAGGTATCATTGTTACCAAAAGTGAGACACACTAAGGTACTTTATCTTGAGGGAAAATTTTGTCAAACAGATTTATGAGACTGATTGAGTAGAGGAGTTACCATAGCAGGAATATGGCTAAACAAGGCTCTGAATGCAGCATATCCAAGCAAGTATCCAGTAAACATTATCAGAACAACATGCAGCCCTGTTCAATCACCAAATAGGGTTTGATTTGAAGTCATTTTAGTGATGTAGATACATGAAGACAGCACATAATTGAATTGAATAAGAGACAAATCAACATTGTAACCATCAACTACCCCAAAAGTCAGGATCTTCAGAATTAAAGGGATGAGGTATCAGGTACCAACGGTAATGGCTTACAAAATAGAAACTCTTCAAGGTTGTGTTAGGATAGATGGACTGGAATTTGAATATATTTGGATCTAAATAACTCTCTTATTGATCATTTATCCATCATAAACATTGATATATGAGGTCAAAAGTGTAATGGAATAATCTGACATCAACCTAACTAAACATATATCCCAAGTAACAGGATTGAATCTGGTATCGAAAGTCCAAAATACTTTATATTAAAATCCTTCAATCCAAATACAGTCTAAAAAGTAAAAACATAGAATTTTAGAAGACAAATCATAAGAGTTTCAATAATCTCACTAGAGCTAGAAATAAtagttttttctttatttttagacCCGTTTTCATTTCTTCAGAAAGCCGGAGAACTTCTAATGAATGAAATTGAAAAGCAAAAATAACACTATGCATGCCCCACTAAGAATGATTTCCTTTTTACATGTTGTGGCTGAATGAGAGTCAATTCATCAAAATATTTACATACTATGTAAAGATGCGATGTTATATTAGATAAGTAAGAACGTAAAAGAGAAACAGCTGTTGCCATTAAATAATTGTGGATTCATTCCTAACATTCAAGATTTGAATCAGTAGTTAATATTTGATGTAGTGGGTTAGTGGGTATTGGCTAGAAAGTTTTTAACTTCTAATTAGTTTTTCTCAAACTTTGTTTTATAAAAAGCTTGTGATTTGTAGTTTGTACGCTACAGTGAATTCAGAAACTTCAATGAGAGTTTAGGGAGTGAGAGGATCGGGGAATAAGCTGAGGGATGACTTGTATAACTCTTGTAATTTAAGGAAATAAATTTGTTCTGGAAATTCTCTTTGTTTCTAATCTATAAGCTTTTTGTATTTGCCCATCCCACACGTATTCTCCCAACTTTATACGACATTCCCTTAACTATTTCCGTTGGCCAGTTTGTGGGTTCAAGGATGACATCCACAAAGTTCGATCAGGAGAAATTCAATGGGAATAATGATTTTGGATTATGGAGGATAAAATGTGAGCGTTGTTGGTTCACCGAGGCCTCAATCTTGCATTGAAGGAGGAGAAagaatttccagcaagtttaCCGGCCTAAGAAAAGACCGATTTACTTCACAAAGCGTCACAACACACTGATCTTAAATACGGATCAATTAGAATCCTCCTAGCATTGGTGGCACGACAAACCTGGTAACTGCATCAACTTGACGTTAAAACTGCATTCCTCTATGGAGATTTGGACGAGAAAATCTTCATGGAGCAGCATGAAGAATTTGTGGGTAAGGGGCACGAAGACAAGAGTATATTTTCTGAAGAAATCAGCCAGTCCCCGAGGCAATGGAAAAAGAAGTTCAGTGCATTCATGTAAAGTCAAAATTCAAGAGATGAACAGGATCTCATCTACCTGTTGATATACATAGATAGAAAGCAAGCCAGGATAAAGTACAAATACAGAGATTCAAGGCTGGATTAAAGCAAGAATTTGAGATGGCCTTTGGTTAAGCTATCAAAATCCTAAGCATGGAAATTATGAGGGCCAGGAGAAAGAGACTTCTATATCTCACTCAAAAAAAGTATTTGGAAAGGATACTTAAAAGACTTAGTATGTTTGACTCTAAGGGAGTTCGGTTACCAATGACATCTCATTTCAAGTTGTCCAGGGATCAATCACCaaaaatcgaggaggaggatcATATGAATAAAATACCATATACTAGTGTTGTGAGATCTATTATTACGAAATGGTATGCACAAGACCTGACTTAGAATATGCAATGAGTGTGATCGGCAAGTTTATGTCAAAACCTGGGAAGATTCATCGGGAGGTGTCAAGTGGACATTAAGATACTTGAAGGAATCAATGAAGATTTGGGGGACTAAACTCCAAAGACAGgggattgaactcggagatgGAGGAGGAGCTAGAATAATTAGATGATACAGTGATTCAGATTTGTTGGGTGCAGAGACAGTAGGAAATCACTTTCTGGTTCTATATTCACCATGTCTGGGACTGCAATAAGCTGGAGATCAAGCTTGCAAGCAGTGGTGGCACTCTCCACGATTTAAGCTGAGTTCATATCATTGATCGATGTAGTAAAAGAAGCCTTATGGATCAAGAGATTCTTAAAGGAGCTCGGGATTGAACAAAACATGTGGGAAAGAGGGGAAGTGTGCATATCAAAGATTGAGACTTAAGACAATCCGGCGGATATGTTCACTAAGGTTATACCCACTGCAAAGTTCGAGATTTGTCTGGCATGGATCGAAGGCTCTTGAATTTAGGAATGAAGAGGAGATTTGTGGATTCATTCCAAATATTCAAGAGTTGAATAAGTAAAAAGTTAGTTGATGCAGTGCAATAGTGGGTAATTGGCTAAGAAGTTATTTAACTTCTAGTTAGTTTTTCCTCAAGCTTTGTTTTATAAAAAGCTCGTGATTTGTAGTTTGTATGTTATAGTGAATTCAGAAACTTCAATGAGAGTTTAGAGAGTGAGATGATCTTAGAATAACCTGAGGGATCACTTGTATAACTCTTGTAACTGAAGCCATGAAACATGTCTGAAAATCTTCTTTGTTTCGCTTCTATAAGCTTTTCATATTTACACATCACACACACATTCCCCCAACTTTATACAACATTCCCTACTATTCCCGCTGTCAAAACTCAACAACAATCGACTATCTTTTCTCTACAACTCTCCCATCCATGGTCCTTGCACTTATGGGTATCTAGACTCTATACTGCCATGAggcaaaaaatgaaaaaggaacGGAGAAGACTAGGTGATGTGCAAACAATGTAAGAATAGTTCAAAGCAGTATGCACACTCCTTCCCAGCTAGACATTTATAATTTTATAGGAAACAGAAGTATTGACAAGACCTATGTTAGAAGCAACTAAGTAACAAGAACAGTTATTCAGTACCTAAACGTAGTTACGACTTACGAGCACCAACTCCTAAAAAATAACAATAGGCTAAACCTTTTAAGTTAATCCATTCATTCCTAGAAAAAAACTATTCAAAATCTCTCTGGTTGGCTATCTTAACAAGCAGTGACTTAGACAAGACAGAAATCCGAACATGTTCGATTGCTGCATCCAAGGAGGTAGAGACGTAGAGTTCAATTTGAAATAAATTGCTGCCAGGGGATAATTGTGAGCAACATCACCAGGTCCTATTcctatataatatttaaattcctTTGCATCTTTGTTGTCAATTGAACATTATCCATAATCATAAAGAAATTCaccatttaaaaaaacaaaaatcaagATAATTTTGAAACTAATTGTGGTTTGCAAACTAGAGAGACTGAAGAAGAGCAATAGAAGGAAAAAGGGCATGCAACATTAATCAAAATTGAAGCACTGCTATAACATTTAAAACAAATTTGACAAAAATGCAAAAACTAAACTTGGTGGCAATCAGGGACAGTTCCAACAGTAGCCAAGCAGAACAACCACATTTCTCAAACAGCAAAAATATATGATTTCTATAGGTAGTCGCCCTCTAAAAATCGCAAGTTTTGGCGTTCTGCCTTAGTCGAGTATTATGAGTTCTACCCCAGACGTCAATTTAAGTTGAGAACTCAACATTAGCTCAAAATGAAAGAACCGATGATATCATATCAGTTttaacaaacaaacaaaaaagtAATCCTCACGGAAAAGAAAATTTACCAAAGCCTAATTGATCTTTGTAAGAAGAAAAAGGCTCCACTTCATGCTTTCTAGGAGTAATGTCCTTCACCAATTCTTCATACATTTTCCTTTCCGCCACCTCAGCTAGTTTTGCCAACCTCGCCTTCAACTCTTCACCCTATGTATTAATTGCCAATGGCAGTATCTTCAAATTCACTACTATATCCAAAAAACTATTACTTCGAACTGAAATCCACATGGCATTGATATGAGCGTGACACATTcaagtaaaaaaaatatctGTAAGAGAGTATACCTTTTCCCTGGGTTTGGGGCTGGCAAAGAGGAATTCGCAACCGGAGAGGAGAGCTGATAAATCCGGTCTTTTATCCGGCTCCGACCCGATCCAGATACTTCTCAGGGATTTAAACGGTATGGATGAGTGCACGATAAGAGAGGAAGATAGATCTCTGAGATCCTCGGACAGGTGACAGTCCGTGGAGGCCGCTTCGAGGAAAGAGCTGATAGCATTGGTGGTTGATATAATGAGGCCGCCTGTTGTGCCGATCACAACAGGCGGCGGAGAGGTGGTGAGGGGATGGAGAGACCTGTCGTCGTGTTCTACCATTTGTGAGAAATGCATAAACGGGAGTGGGTTTCACACAGCTGAGGTTGAGAAGGATAGCTCGTATCAAATTTTgggccgaaaattcttgatCGTTAAGTCCAGCCCATTTAACCCATGAAGTATAGTGAGCATCCAGTACATGTATCCtgatataaaataataacattACACGACCTCGGAAAAGTGTCTGAATCGATGGAATATGTTGACATTTGATCGATAGTTAGAAATTTGATTCTCCTCGCTAATATTTTATCGGATGAGCTTGTGACAGACGACATGTATAATATacttaggcatagtttggtacacatgataggataaacatgtgatatataatataaggataagttaaggataaataagatgtaggatattatatctaatgtttggtatgattttaataagaatgatataatttatatattagattgtaatgacaaaattaaccttatcataataaattttataatttcaaagttgttgcttatgttcatattttttatctgttcatgcactgatagtgcttgcatgatttatttatttttacctaattttataaattatataatatgataattgagctcttgattttgtgagtcaagtcaaatatcaatttttaaatttaatcgagtgatactaataattttatagagatttaaaaaattatttatataattatctcgaactCATTTATAtcattatcatattatataatatataaaaataaataaatatatttatttgattttaatttctacctactagcatatatttataaaaatctataaattgagggtaattaagtcatttgtaatgtattttatcattaaataaaaattatcacaCATAATAGAAAGGAaattttatccttctaaaaaaatatttatcaatggcccatgataatatcatgagctttttaaaaatataccaaacatgggataaggaggattatttatcaatccctctcttattccatgtaccaaactatgccttatATGACTAACGCGACTCACATAATATGTGTTAGTTTGAGGGTTATAACGATAACATTACACAAATGGATAACTTTGTAATTCAATGTTTTCTATAGTCAGTAATGTAATCGTTCATTTAAATTATAAacagataaaataatattattataaactAGCTTTACAATCATTGGTCctccaaaaataaaatgtttGCAATCCAATATAAAAACCcaaaatatgatattattattttatatatttacaaaaaaaataatttagaatAAAATGAAATAAGAAAAGAAATTTGACACCGTGTGTGAATGGACTTGGACAAGCACTTCAACCGTATCTGACGCGTTCGTAGTATAGCTTTGACTGTTGAAACAAAGGCGTTGGAATCATTCAACAACGAATGGCGATTTCGATGGTTTGGACCAACACCACACCTATTCATTTGGGCCCAaaatcaacaacaacaacaaaatccGTAACATTtttgattaaaatttaaaaaataacccACTTGATAAttgtaaaattataaaatatagtACATTTAGAATTTGAACTCAACTCTTctaatttgaaaataattttttttaagttttgtTAGTATCATTTgatcaatttaaaaaaaaaaaattaatgacatTGTAAAATTTTGCTATCGTTTGATTTATAcaatttgttattattattattttacacACGCAACATGTATACACTATTACTATTACCACATACATACAAAGAATGCGGTacctatttaaaataaatttgttttaCGAGACAAATAAATAAGTAATTTCATAATAAAGATACGAGCCCGAAATGCATCCATATTATTTGTCGTCGGCCAATTGACTCGATGCCGTTTCACAAAAAATATCTAGGACAAATTTGACGAAGTTATTAGGATGTTTCACGAGAATTCGATTCAAACTCGTACTTTGCAAAGGGAGGGGCCTACTTGTGTGACATgaatttgtttgtttgtttccTTTAAATTAATGTAATCCCGACCTTGAAGTAAGGTGTTGAAAATCGAACGCCACTCACAACTTGACCTTTTCAATTCTAACTTTGTCTCCAGTTTCTTTTTTTAGGTATATTGCGAGACGGTCTCTCGAATTTTTATCAGTGAAACGGGTcaatcttatcgatattcacaataaaagtaataatttttcatggatgacccaaataaacccgtgagaccgtctcgcacaagtttttgtcttttttttaattccaatataatatattataatatgatataTCGAGAAATAAACGGGTATTAGTAACATTTTTATCGATAAACATTAGCAAAAAAATGTAATTAAGAAAGCTGCTTCCATGTCTGATCTGATAAAAAAAGACATCACCATCTCATTCTTTAATTTCGTTTGTAATTATGGCGGATATAGTttaatattatatgatttttatttttacgaatAAAAATAGATCAGCATTTTGAAAAGGAGATATTTTATCAGTCTGCCTTATCCCTTtgttattaataatttaaaatattgcaATTATTCAAGAAATAATGACCCCATTCAGGTAGCCAAGCGTAACGTGACAAATGACATTGATCGTTGCGAAGCTAATGTCACCAAACGTGCCTTTTTGGAAAAACTCGTACAATTTAACTAAATACGtattagtttaaaagaaaaaaaataactaaatatgtttaattattatgatttttaagcAAACATttgtgttagacggtctcacagatcgtattttacGAGACAGATATTTTACTTtggtcattcataaaaaaatattaccttttatgctaagagtattactttttattgtgaatatggtagGGTTGACTCACCTCACGgttaaagattcgtgagaccgtctcacaagagacctactctgaTTTTTTATATTGATTTGCTATTGATTTTGTCACTCTCGAGTTAAATTTCGAATATTTTAAATCAATGTCGGTTACATTCTTTGTCCCCTCTATTTTCTTGTTTCTATAA containing:
- the LOC140808137 gene encoding uncharacterized protein, whose protein sequence is MHFSQMVEHDDRSLHPLTTSPPPVVIGTTGGLIISTTNAISSFLEAASTDCHLSEDLRDLSSSLIVHSSIPFKSLRSIWIGSEPDKRPDLSALLSGCEFLFASPKPREKGEELKARLAKLAEVAERKMYEELVKDITPRKHEVEPFSSYKDQLGFGLHVVLIMFTGYLLGYAAFRALFSHIPAMNAAGGILGLVLGMLVETLLFIVRSTSRDLGSPSSTSKMIKKNQ